One part of the Lapillicoccus jejuensis genome encodes these proteins:
- a CDS encoding GuaB3 family IMP dehydrogenase-related protein, which translates to MTEIEIGRGKRGRRAYSFDDIAVVPSRRTRDPEEVSVSWQIDAYHFDIPVIAAPMDSVMSPATAIELGRLGGLPVLDLEGLWTRYDDPEPLIEEIVRLDPAKATARMQEIYAEEIKPELITARIQELRRAGITVAGALSPQRTQQHWKTVVDAGCDLFVIRGTTVSAEHVSGNSEPLNLKRFIYELDIPVIVGGASTYTAALHLMRTGAAGVLVGFGGGAAHTTRTTLGIHAPMASAVADVAAARRDYLDESGGRYVHVIADGGVGSSGDIVKAVACGADAVMLGAALARATEAPGGGFHWGPEAHHSALPRGARIQIGTQGSLEEILFGPGRFADGTTNIIGALRRAMATTGYSDVKEFQRVEVVVAPYSGS; encoded by the coding sequence GTGACTGAGATCGAGATCGGCCGGGGCAAGCGCGGGCGGCGTGCCTACTCCTTCGACGACATCGCCGTGGTCCCCTCGCGCCGCACCCGCGACCCCGAGGAGGTGTCGGTCTCCTGGCAGATCGACGCCTACCACTTCGACATCCCCGTCATCGCGGCGCCGATGGACTCGGTCATGTCACCCGCCACGGCCATCGAGCTCGGTCGCCTCGGCGGGCTGCCGGTGCTCGACCTCGAGGGCCTGTGGACGCGGTACGACGACCCGGAGCCCCTCATCGAGGAGATCGTCCGGCTCGACCCGGCCAAGGCCACGGCGCGGATGCAGGAGATCTACGCCGAGGAGATCAAGCCCGAGCTCATCACCGCGCGGATCCAGGAGCTGCGCCGCGCCGGCATCACCGTCGCCGGCGCGCTCAGCCCGCAGCGCACCCAGCAGCACTGGAAGACCGTCGTCGACGCCGGCTGCGACCTGTTCGTCATCCGCGGCACGACGGTCAGCGCCGAGCACGTCTCCGGCAACAGCGAACCGCTCAACCTCAAGCGCTTCATCTACGAGCTCGACATCCCCGTCATCGTCGGCGGCGCGTCGACGTACACCGCGGCGCTGCACCTCATGCGCACCGGCGCCGCCGGCGTCCTCGTCGGGTTCGGCGGCGGCGCGGCGCACACGACCCGCACGACCCTCGGCATCCACGCGCCGATGGCCTCTGCGGTCGCCGACGTCGCCGCCGCCCGCCGCGACTACCTCGACGAGTCCGGCGGCCGCTACGTCCACGTCATCGCCGACGGCGGCGTCGGCAGCTCCGGCGACATCGTCAAGGCGGTCGCGTGCGGCGCCGACGCGGTCATGCTCGGCGCGGCCCTGGCCCGCGCGACCGAGGCACCGGGGGGCGGCTTCCACTGGGGCCCCGAGGCGCACCACTCCGCGCTGCCGCGCGGCGCGCGGATCCAGATCGGCACCCAGGGCTCGCTCGAGGAGATCCTCTTCGGGCCCGGCCGTTTCGCCGACGGCACGACGAACATCATCGGCGCCCTGCGCCGCGCCATGGCGACCACCGGCTACTCCGACGTCAAGGAGTTCCAGCGCGTCGAGGTCGTCGTCGCGCCGTACTCCGGCTCCTGA
- a CDS encoding WhiB family transcriptional regulator, producing the protein MAEISRLPGPVADLWEWQLEGACRRENPEVFFHPEGERGPARRDRDSAAKEVCGSCPVLRMCREHALRVREPYGVWGGMTEDEREAVYVGAPVVAAAS; encoded by the coding sequence ATGGCGGAGATCTCGCGACTGCCCGGCCCGGTGGCCGACCTGTGGGAGTGGCAGCTGGAGGGTGCGTGCCGTCGGGAGAACCCCGAGGTCTTCTTCCACCCCGAGGGTGAGCGCGGCCCCGCGCGTCGCGACCGCGACAGCGCCGCCAAGGAGGTCTGCGGCTCCTGCCCCGTCCTGCGGATGTGCCGCGAGCACGCCCTGCGGGTGCGCGAGCCGTACGGCGTCTGGGGCGGCATGACCGAGGACGAGCGGGAGGCCGTGTACGTCGGCGCCCCGGTCGTCGCCGCCGCCTCCTGA
- a CDS encoding FAD-dependent oxidoreductase, which translates to MPAFDDGRETTELPTTGVVETDVLVVGSGPAGSAAALFLATLGVPTVVITKYRWTANTPRAHITNQRAMEVFRDLGIEDQVLADATPHDLVGDTVFCTSLAGEEIGRIHTWGTGPSRQADYRLASPCLTVDIPQTYLEPILVRNAAARGAQVRFSTEYVSHTQDEEGVDVRVLDRLTGTPYTIRATYLVGADGARSAVAADVGLPFEGAMDIAGSMNITFRADLTPLVAHRPSVLYWVIQPGSDVGGIGAGLVRMVRPWHEWLVVWGYDIAGPPPVVDEAAATRIVRNLLGLPDLEVEITGTSLWGNNEMYATHLQSRRVFCVGDAVHRHPPSNGLGSNTSVQDSYNLAWKLAAVLRGYAAPPLLESYSAERAPVAERIVLRANRSSREFVDFFVALGLTQARTEEEMVAAIEERKANTPAGAAKRAALVKAMELKNYEFNAHGVELGQVYESGAVVPDGTTRPAPTRDPDLYFEPSTAPGSHLPHAWVGDAMTRLATMDLAPYDRFTLLTGIAGEAWEDAAAQVADDLGVPLQAVVIGPGRAVTDLYDDWARLREIEEGGALLVRPDKHIAWRAHALPDDPREALHEALARVLGRDEGAR; encoded by the coding sequence ATGCCCGCGTTCGACGACGGCCGCGAGACCACCGAGCTGCCGACCACGGGGGTCGTCGAGACCGACGTCCTGGTCGTCGGGTCCGGCCCGGCCGGCTCCGCGGCGGCGCTGTTCCTCGCCACCCTCGGCGTCCCGACGGTGGTCATCACCAAGTACCGCTGGACCGCGAACACCCCGCGCGCGCACATCACCAACCAGCGGGCCATGGAGGTCTTCCGCGACCTCGGGATCGAGGACCAGGTCCTCGCCGACGCCACCCCGCACGACCTCGTCGGCGACACCGTGTTCTGCACGTCGCTGGCGGGGGAGGAGATCGGGCGCATCCACACCTGGGGCACCGGCCCGTCGCGCCAGGCCGACTACCGGCTCGCCTCCCCGTGCCTGACCGTGGACATCCCGCAGACCTACCTCGAGCCGATCCTCGTGCGCAACGCCGCCGCCCGCGGCGCCCAGGTCCGGTTCTCCACCGAGTACGTCTCGCACACCCAGGACGAGGAGGGGGTGGACGTGCGCGTCCTCGACCGGCTCACCGGGACGCCGTACACCATCCGGGCGACGTACCTCGTCGGCGCGGACGGCGCCCGCTCCGCCGTCGCCGCCGACGTCGGCCTGCCGTTCGAGGGCGCGATGGACATCGCCGGGTCGATGAACATCACCTTCAGGGCCGACCTGACCCCCCTCGTCGCGCACCGGCCGTCGGTCCTCTACTGGGTGATCCAGCCCGGCTCGGACGTCGGCGGCATCGGGGCCGGGCTCGTGCGGATGGTCCGGCCCTGGCACGAGTGGCTCGTCGTGTGGGGCTACGACATCGCCGGCCCGCCGCCGGTGGTCGACGAGGCGGCCGCCACCCGGATCGTGCGCAACCTCCTCGGCCTGCCCGACCTCGAGGTGGAGATCACGGGCACCTCGCTGTGGGGCAACAACGAGATGTACGCGACCCACCTGCAGTCCAGGCGCGTCTTCTGCGTCGGCGACGCGGTGCACCGGCACCCGCCGAGCAACGGCCTCGGCTCCAACACCTCGGTCCAGGACTCCTACAACCTCGCCTGGAAGCTCGCGGCCGTCCTGCGCGGGTACGCCGCCCCGCCGCTGCTGGAGAGCTACTCGGCCGAGCGTGCACCGGTGGCGGAGCGGATCGTGCTGCGCGCCAACCGCTCCAGCCGCGAGTTCGTCGACTTCTTCGTCGCGCTCGGGCTGACGCAGGCGCGCACGGAGGAGGAGATGGTCGCCGCCATCGAGGAGCGCAAGGCCAACACCCCGGCCGGGGCGGCGAAGCGTGCCGCGCTGGTCAAGGCCATGGAGCTGAAGAACTACGAGTTCAACGCCCACGGCGTCGAGCTCGGCCAGGTCTACGAGTCGGGGGCGGTCGTCCCCGACGGGACGACGCGACCCGCCCCGACCCGTGACCCCGACCTCTACTTCGAGCCGTCGACGGCCCCCGGGTCGCACCTGCCGCACGCATGGGTCGGCGACGCGATGACGCGCCTGGCGACGATGGACCTCGCGCCGTACGACCGCTTCACCCTCCTCACCGGCATCGCCGGGGAGGCCTGGGAGGACGCCGCCGCGCAGGTGGCGGACGACCTCGGGGTGCCGCTGCAGGCGGTCGTCATCGGCCCCGGTCGAGCCGTCACCGACCTGTACGACGACTGGGCCCGCCTGCGCGAGATCGAGGAGGGCGGCGCGCTGCTCGTGCGCCCCGACAAGCACATCGCCTGGCGGGCGCACGCCCTCCCCGACGACCCGCGGGAGGCGCTGCACGAGGCGCTCGCGCGGGTCCTCGGGCGCGACGAGGGCGCGCGGTGA
- a CDS encoding dioxygenase — translation MSGVDDEQRGREEHLVRLVLDSFEGTPDPRLKELVQGVVTHLHAFLRDVRPTEAEWKQGIDALTAIGHITDERRQEFVLLSDVLGASMQTIAINNEAYADATEATVFGPFFVEDAPRVELGGDVAGSAVGQPCWVEGTVRDTGGRPVPGARLEVWEADADGFYDVQYGDDRVAGRGHLVADEEGGYRFWAVTPTPYPIPHDGPVGALLAATGRSPMRAAHLHVMVSAPGLRTLVTHVFVRGDELLASDSVFGVKESLVRDFVEQPPGTPTPDGRDLGGAAWARTRFDIVLAPGDTGDRPGGNN, via the coding sequence GTGAGCGGCGTCGACGACGAGCAGCGCGGGCGCGAGGAGCACCTCGTCCGGCTGGTCCTCGACTCCTTCGAGGGCACCCCCGACCCGCGGCTGAAGGAGCTCGTCCAGGGCGTCGTGACGCACCTGCACGCGTTCCTGCGCGACGTCCGCCCCACCGAGGCGGAGTGGAAGCAGGGCATCGACGCCCTCACCGCGATCGGGCACATCACCGACGAGCGGCGCCAGGAGTTCGTCCTGCTCTCCGACGTCCTCGGCGCCTCGATGCAGACCATCGCCATCAACAACGAGGCGTACGCCGACGCCACCGAGGCCACCGTCTTCGGCCCCTTCTTCGTCGAGGACGCGCCCCGGGTCGAGCTCGGCGGCGACGTCGCCGGGTCGGCGGTCGGGCAGCCCTGCTGGGTCGAGGGGACGGTCCGCGACACCGGCGGCCGACCGGTCCCCGGCGCCCGGCTCGAGGTGTGGGAGGCCGACGCCGATGGCTTCTACGACGTCCAGTACGGCGACGACCGCGTCGCCGGCCGCGGCCACCTGGTCGCCGACGAGGAGGGGGGCTACCGCTTCTGGGCCGTCACCCCGACGCCGTACCCCATCCCGCACGACGGGCCGGTCGGCGCGCTGCTCGCGGCGACCGGGCGCTCGCCGATGCGCGCCGCGCACCTGCACGTCATGGTCAGCGCACCGGGGCTGCGGACGCTGGTCACGCACGTCTTCGTCCGCGGCGACGAGCTGCTGGCGAGCGACAGCGTCTTCGGGGTCAAGGAGTCGCTCGTCCGGGACTTCGTCGAGCAGCCGCCGGGGACACCCACGCCGGACGGGCGCGACCTCGGGGGAGCGGCCTGGGCACGGACCCGGTTCGACATCGTCCTCGCGCCGGGCGATACGGGGGACAGGCCGGGTGGAAATAATTGA
- the guaB gene encoding IMP dehydrogenase produces the protein MSLGDDQTSVPSPFAALGLTYDDVLLLPGETDVVPSEVDTTTRLTREITLKVPLVSSAMDTVTESQMAIAMARQGGIGVLHRNLSIEDQAYQVDLVKRTQTGMISNPVTITADATLEQLDKVCGQYRVSGLPVVDGEHKLIGIVTNRDLRFTPVKEWATTKVDEVMTPMPLVTAPVGTSREDATALLRQHKRERLPIVDADGRLAGLITVKDFVKSEQFPRASKDDHGRLLVAAAIGYFGDAWERATTLVEAGVDVLVPDVANGHARLMLDMIRKIKSDPATRHVQVLGGNVATREGAQALVDAGADGVKVGVGPGSICTTRVVAGVGVPQVTAIYDASLATKPAGVPLVGDGGLQYSGDIAKALVAGADTVMLGSLLAGCEESPGELVFVNGKQFKTYRGMGSLGAMASRGKKSFSKDRYFQADVESDDKIVPEGIEGQVPYRGPLSAVAHQLIGGLQQSMFYVGARSIPELQAKGRFVRITAAGLKESHPHDVQMTVEAPNYAR, from the coding sequence ATGAGCCTCGGTGACGACCAGACCTCGGTGCCCTCGCCCTTCGCCGCGCTCGGCCTGACCTACGACGACGTGCTCCTGCTGCCGGGCGAGACCGACGTCGTCCCCAGCGAGGTCGACACGACGACCCGCCTCACCCGCGAGATCACCCTCAAGGTGCCGCTCGTCTCCTCGGCGATGGACACCGTCACCGAGTCGCAGATGGCCATCGCCATGGCCCGCCAGGGCGGCATCGGGGTGCTGCACCGCAACCTCTCGATCGAGGACCAGGCCTACCAGGTCGACCTCGTCAAGCGGACCCAGACCGGGATGATCTCCAACCCGGTGACGATCACCGCCGACGCGACGCTCGAGCAGCTCGACAAGGTCTGCGGGCAGTACCGCGTCTCCGGCCTGCCCGTCGTCGACGGCGAGCACAAGCTCATCGGCATCGTCACCAACCGCGACCTGCGCTTCACCCCGGTCAAGGAGTGGGCGACGACCAAGGTCGACGAGGTGATGACGCCGATGCCGCTCGTCACCGCGCCGGTCGGCACCTCCCGCGAGGACGCCACCGCGCTGCTGCGCCAGCACAAGCGCGAGCGGCTGCCGATCGTCGACGCCGACGGCCGCCTCGCCGGGCTCATCACCGTCAAGGACTTCGTCAAGTCGGAGCAGTTCCCGCGGGCGAGCAAGGACGACCACGGCCGGCTGCTCGTCGCCGCCGCGATCGGGTACTTCGGCGACGCGTGGGAGCGGGCGACGACGCTCGTCGAGGCCGGCGTCGACGTGCTCGTGCCGGACGTCGCCAACGGCCACGCCCGGCTCATGCTCGACATGATCCGCAAGATCAAGTCCGACCCGGCCACCCGCCACGTGCAGGTCCTCGGCGGCAACGTCGCGACCCGCGAGGGCGCGCAGGCGCTCGTCGACGCGGGCGCCGACGGCGTCAAGGTCGGCGTCGGCCCGGGCTCGATCTGCACGACCCGCGTCGTCGCCGGGGTCGGCGTGCCGCAGGTCACGGCGATCTACGACGCGTCGCTCGCGACCAAGCCGGCCGGCGTCCCGCTCGTCGGCGACGGCGGCCTGCAGTACTCCGGCGACATCGCCAAGGCCCTCGTCGCGGGCGCCGACACCGTCATGCTCGGATCGCTGCTCGCCGGCTGCGAGGAGTCCCCGGGCGAGCTGGTCTTCGTCAACGGCAAGCAGTTCAAGACCTACCGCGGCATGGGCTCGCTCGGGGCGATGGCCTCGCGCGGCAAGAAGTCCTTCTCCAAGGACCGCTACTTCCAGGCCGACGTCGAGAGCGACGACAAGATCGTCCCCGAGGGCATCGAGGGCCAGGTGCCCTACCGCGGCCCGCTGTCCGCCGTCGCGCACCAGCTCATCGGCGGCCTGCAGCAGTCGATGTTCTACGTCGGCGCTCGGTCCATCCCCGAGCTGCAGGCCAAGGGCCGCTTCGTGCGGATCACCGCGGCCGGGCTCAAGGAGAGCCACCCGCACGACGTGCAGATGACGGTCGAGGCCCCGAACTACGCCCGGTGA
- a CDS encoding helix-turn-helix domain-containing protein gives MATAPTPAGAGPPAAPQPVAFSTRRLPPERRVELWEAHNDDALIGLRCRTLTADALEASEVNVRVGRLDLARVQGTPHVVERDAGLVARRPTHAVALFFGLAGEAFFYHDDGVRRLSPGELLVCDADRPFLRGFSGGLEELVVKLPRDLFTEVTGLAGLDAPRVVGFGAGGDPAARRLARLVGGAAREDEPEAVLEATLLDLVATLAGGRGRDAAAAHRAAALAYVDAHLLEPGLSAERVAAAVGLSPRHLSRVLADGGTAFLPHLRARRLEAARRLLLDPSAAGLGVAQVARRCGFASPRHFATAFAAAYGEPPSELRRRTARARSAVAASPQRPSVPGPARHDAVPSTGA, from the coding sequence ATGGCGACGGCGCCGACCCCGGCCGGCGCGGGCCCGCCGGCCGCGCCGCAGCCGGTCGCGTTCTCGACGCGTCGGCTGCCTCCCGAGCGCCGCGTGGAGCTGTGGGAGGCCCACAACGACGACGCCCTCATCGGACTGCGCTGCCGGACCCTCACCGCCGACGCGCTCGAGGCCAGCGAGGTCAACGTCCGGGTGGGGCGCCTCGACCTCGCCCGCGTGCAGGGCACCCCGCACGTCGTCGAGCGCGACGCCGGCCTCGTCGCGCGCCGCCCGACCCACGCGGTGGCCCTCTTCTTCGGGCTCGCCGGGGAGGCGTTCTTCTACCACGACGACGGGGTGCGCCGGCTGTCGCCGGGCGAGCTGCTCGTCTGCGACGCCGACCGCCCCTTCCTGCGCGGCTTCTCCGGTGGCCTCGAGGAGCTCGTCGTCAAGCTCCCGCGCGACCTGTTCACCGAGGTCACGGGTCTCGCCGGGCTCGACGCCCCGCGCGTGGTCGGCTTCGGCGCCGGCGGCGACCCCGCCGCCCGCCGGCTCGCCCGCCTGGTCGGCGGGGCGGCCCGGGAGGACGAGCCGGAGGCGGTCCTCGAGGCCACCCTGCTCGACCTCGTCGCCACCCTCGCCGGGGGTCGCGGTCGAGACGCCGCCGCCGCGCACCGGGCCGCCGCCCTCGCCTACGTCGACGCGCACCTGCTCGAGCCCGGGCTGAGCGCGGAGCGGGTCGCCGCCGCGGTCGGCCTCAGCCCCCGCCACCTCTCGCGCGTCCTCGCCGACGGCGGGACGGCGTTCCTCCCGCACCTGCGCGCGCGCCGCCTCGAGGCCGCCCGCCGGCTGCTCCTCGACCCGTCGGCCGCCGGCCTCGGGGTCGCGCAGGTCGCCCGCCGCTGCGGCTTCGCCTCGCCGCGGCACTTCGCCACGGCGTTCGCGGCGGCGTACGGCGAGCCGCCCAGCGAGCTGCGCCGGCGCACCGCCCGGGCGCGGTCGGCCGTCGCGGCGTCCCCGCAGCGGCCATCCGTCCCCGGACCGGCCAGGCACGACGCCGTCCCCTCGACGGGCGCGTGA
- a CDS encoding acyltransferase domain-containing protein — MSGTPGPVDDRALVLFDVPGEDVAALLAAQDAVRRDAALAGWVAGAANALRAATGEPSPGPALPSREGLDGASYLPVVAFAEVLPDLLAHHEALGVSPEVSAATLADVGRMLTRNRRWFGVAGLGDELAGWLTRHLTGAIVQLGRLQYERVHLGQGTGLELGMAGVPVGPGDLVLSVHIPGAGGPLTPDAVEASVAAASTFFRRRFPGERYPVAVCWSWLLDPQLAELLPASSNLVAFQRRFTLGRALDEDADLTVRKFLWDAPSTPVAQLPADSTLRRAMLDLWRRGGHWHSHSGWFPWR, encoded by the coding sequence GTGAGCGGCACCCCCGGGCCGGTCGACGACCGCGCCCTCGTGCTGTTCGACGTCCCGGGCGAGGACGTCGCCGCGCTGCTGGCCGCGCAGGACGCCGTACGGCGTGATGCCGCCCTCGCCGGGTGGGTGGCCGGCGCGGCCAATGCGCTGCGCGCGGCGACGGGGGAGCCGAGCCCGGGGCCCGCGCTGCCGTCGCGCGAGGGTCTGGACGGGGCGTCGTACCTGCCGGTGGTGGCGTTCGCCGAGGTCCTGCCCGACCTGCTCGCCCACCACGAGGCACTGGGGGTGTCCCCGGAGGTGAGCGCGGCGACGCTCGCCGACGTCGGGCGGATGCTCACCCGCAACCGGCGCTGGTTCGGCGTCGCGGGGCTCGGCGACGAGCTGGCCGGGTGGCTGACCCGGCACCTGACCGGCGCGATCGTCCAGCTGGGCAGGCTGCAGTACGAGCGGGTGCACCTCGGGCAGGGCACCGGGCTGGAGCTCGGGATGGCCGGGGTGCCCGTCGGTCCCGGCGACCTCGTGCTGTCGGTGCACATCCCCGGCGCGGGCGGGCCGTTGACCCCGGACGCGGTGGAGGCGTCCGTGGCCGCGGCGTCGACGTTCTTCCGGCGCCGGTTCCCCGGCGAGCGCTACCCCGTCGCGGTGTGCTGGTCGTGGCTGCTCGACCCGCAGCTGGCCGAGCTGCTGCCGGCGTCGTCGAACCTCGTGGCCTTCCAGCGCCGCTTCACCCTCGGGCGGGCGCTCGACGAGGACGCCGACCTCACCGTGCGCAAGTTCCTCTGGGACGCGCCGTCGACCCCGGTCGCGCAGCTGCCCGCGGACTCGACGCTGCGGCGGGCCATGCTCGACCTGTGGCGGCGCGGTGGCCACTGGCACAGCCACAGCGGCTGGTTCCCCTGGCGCTGA